A region from the Cellvibrio sp. PSBB006 genome encodes:
- a CDS encoding histidine kinase dimerization/phospho-acceptor domain-containing protein, which translates to MNIPQDQLAYVAHQLRNPLNTISVNAELARLQLQKQQDPNDILMSLERILQECKRCAALLNELSPPT; encoded by the coding sequence ATGAATATTCCCCAAGACCAGCTTGCATACGTAGCTCATCAACTGCGCAATCCCCTGAACACAATTTCTGTCAATGCCGAACTCGCACGGTTACAGCTTCAAAAACAACAAGACCCCAATGACATTCTGATGAGTCTCGAACGCATCCTTCAGGAATGTAAACGCTGCGCAGCGCTGCTCAATGAGTTAAGCCCGCCGACTTAG
- a CDS encoding OmpA family protein: MTILQKTLRKSGVLALLFSGVVLTACQSTPEEDPGVKQVREDLISLQSDPQLAHLAQTAIQDAERAVQAAEKPQKSEAVTEHLVYIADNKVKTARALASARFEEDKLEKLGEQRKQVQLNARTREARQAEMRAERLEQELADIKQQQTDRGTIYTLGDTLFATNKAELKAGAQASFDRLARTLNESPDRKIVVEGHTDSTGAEDYNLTLSQRRADAVKTYLVAQGVDEARITAVGKGEGFPVASNDTASGRQQNRRVEVIIENP, from the coding sequence ATGACTATCTTACAAAAAACACTGCGTAAATCGGGCGTGTTGGCATTGCTTTTTTCTGGTGTCGTGTTAACGGCTTGTCAGTCGACGCCCGAAGAAGATCCCGGTGTAAAACAGGTACGAGAAGATTTAATTAGTCTGCAATCAGATCCACAATTAGCTCATTTGGCGCAGACCGCCATCCAGGATGCTGAACGTGCGGTTCAGGCAGCGGAGAAACCGCAAAAAAGCGAAGCGGTAACCGAGCACTTGGTTTATATCGCTGACAACAAAGTGAAAACGGCACGTGCGCTGGCCTCAGCTCGCTTTGAAGAGGATAAACTTGAAAAGCTGGGTGAACAGCGCAAGCAAGTGCAGTTGAATGCACGTACACGTGAAGCACGTCAGGCAGAAATGCGTGCCGAGCGACTCGAACAGGAACTGGCTGATATTAAACAGCAGCAGACGGACCGTGGCACCATCTATACCTTGGGCGACACACTGTTTGCCACGAATAAGGCAGAGTTGAAAGCCGGCGCTCAAGCCAGTTTTGATCGTCTCGCTCGCACGCTTAACGAATCTCCCGATCGAAAAATCGTGGTAGAAGGGCATACGGATAGTACCGGGGCGGAAGATTACAATCTGACCTTGTCGCAACGACGTGCTGACGCAGTCAAGACCTACCTGGTAGCACAGGGCGTCGATGAAGCTCGTATCACGGCGGTAGGTAAGGGTGAAGGTTTTCCAGTGGCTAGCAATGATACCGCCAGTGGTCGCCAGCAGAACCGTCGGGTAGAAGTCATCATCGAAAACCCATAA
- a CDS encoding outer membrane beta-barrel protein: MIYKTSALLSLALCSSLAVAQTSSYETDDGWRFNPEFSIGAGYGMTKLKDGDFDEDEAAKKAFAVVKFNEFIGLEGAYIDFDEAGNDELSFDPKGATLGLILEAPISQAFSVYAKGGQMWWDGDARLEAGPIDVSDDYDGEETFWGVGTKIRLAENLDLKIEYERFNFEISRDEIDVLQPNDIDMDVDFASVNLQFTF; this comes from the coding sequence ATGATCTACAAAACTTCTGCTCTGTTGTCTTTGGCTCTTTGTTCATCCCTTGCCGTCGCGCAAACTTCCAGCTATGAAACCGACGATGGATGGCGGTTTAATCCGGAATTTTCTATCGGTGCCGGTTACGGTATGACAAAGCTAAAGGATGGCGATTTCGACGAGGATGAGGCAGCTAAAAAAGCCTTTGCGGTTGTCAAATTTAACGAATTTATTGGCTTGGAAGGTGCGTACATCGATTTCGATGAAGCAGGCAATGACGAGCTGAGTTTTGATCCAAAAGGTGCCACGCTAGGCTTGATTCTGGAAGCACCCATCAGCCAGGCATTTTCTGTGTATGCCAAAGGTGGGCAAATGTGGTGGGACGGCGATGCGCGTCTCGAAGCAGGTCCTATTGATGTATCAGACGATTATGATGGAGAGGAAACTTTCTGGGGCGTGGGTACAAAGATTCGTCTGGCAGAAAATCTGGACCTGAAGATTGAGTATGAGCGTTTTAACTTTGAAATTTCACGTGATGAAATTGATGTGTTGCAACCCAACGATATTGACATGGATGTAGATTTTGCAAGTGTAAACTTGCAATTTACTTTCTAA
- a CDS encoding response regulator: MLSGNKPFVVLMADDDEDDRLLAHEALLESKETYDMHFVKDGVELMEYLRGEGSYKEQPAPMPGLILLDLNMPRKDGREVLAELKADPDLLKIPVVILTTSNSQEDLQYSHDLGAAFYQTKPVTFCAMVEFMKKLTAYCNAQVFNPIY; encoded by the coding sequence ATGCTCTCAGGTAACAAACCATTTGTCGTATTAATGGCTGATGACGATGAGGATGATCGCCTGCTTGCGCATGAAGCGCTGTTGGAAAGTAAAGAAACCTATGACATGCATTTTGTTAAAGACGGCGTCGAGTTGATGGAATACCTGCGCGGCGAAGGCAGCTACAAAGAGCAACCGGCCCCCATGCCTGGTCTGATTTTGCTGGACCTGAACATGCCCCGCAAAGATGGCCGGGAGGTGTTAGCCGAATTGAAAGCCGATCCGGATTTATTGAAGATTCCCGTCGTCATATTAACAACATCAAACTCGCAGGAAGACCTGCAATACAGCCATGATTTGGGGGCCGCGTTTTACCAGACCAAACCCGTCACCTTTTGCGCCATGGTAGAGTTTATGAAAAAACTTACTGCCTATTGCAACGCACAGGTATTCAATCCCATTTACTGA
- a CDS encoding sigma-54 dependent transcriptional regulator, with translation MALILLVDDDKNFTQATGELLNIMGHDVTVADNLAEAGAALSKQRFDILLLDLMLPDGSGFQVLENIPESQRPTHITIITGNSAVKSLVKKVMGPNISYLIKPIDLEQLQALTGRIEKKNTPGDQVEKHFNVLIGESPAMHKLYQMIKRVAATKANVLLQGESGVGKELVANAIHHATECTGAFVAWNCGAASRELIGSELFGHEKGAFTGAIARKQGLFEQADGGTLFLDEITEMPIDMQPNLLRVLETQKVTRLGGAQEIAVNCRVISATNRTTEQLAEEECLREDIYFRLAVFPIAIPPLRERPGDIELLAKSFLHDLNLQNDCNLSLSQESLHRLTQYDWPGNVRELRHAIHRAFIMSDPESSELILPTELASPFARERKKTQGLIPGKTIEEVERELITLTLEQVDGDKPRAAEMLGVSLKTLYNRLNNYEKQLQDEVER, from the coding sequence GTGGCATTAATTTTGTTAGTAGATGATGACAAAAACTTCACCCAGGCAACGGGTGAATTGCTCAATATTATGGGGCACGATGTTACCGTTGCCGACAATCTGGCTGAGGCCGGAGCCGCTTTGTCCAAGCAACGCTTTGACATTTTGTTGCTCGACCTGATGCTGCCCGATGGCAGTGGTTTTCAGGTGCTCGAAAATATTCCGGAGAGCCAACGTCCCACCCACATCACAATCATTACCGGCAACTCTGCAGTTAAGTCCCTGGTTAAAAAAGTCATGGGGCCCAATATCAGCTACCTGATCAAGCCAATTGATCTCGAACAGCTACAGGCCCTTACCGGTCGGATTGAAAAGAAGAACACTCCCGGTGACCAGGTCGAGAAACATTTTAATGTGTTGATCGGCGAATCCCCTGCCATGCATAAGCTGTATCAGATGATCAAACGGGTAGCCGCCACCAAGGCTAATGTGTTGCTGCAGGGTGAAAGTGGCGTCGGCAAGGAACTGGTCGCTAACGCTATTCATCATGCAACCGAATGTACTGGCGCGTTTGTCGCGTGGAATTGTGGCGCAGCATCGCGCGAATTGATTGGCAGCGAATTATTCGGGCATGAAAAAGGCGCCTTTACCGGTGCCATCGCACGCAAGCAAGGTTTATTTGAACAGGCAGACGGCGGAACGTTATTTCTCGATGAAATCACCGAGATGCCGATTGATATGCAACCCAACCTGTTGCGTGTTTTAGAAACCCAAAAGGTGACGCGTTTGGGCGGTGCCCAGGAAATTGCCGTCAATTGCCGAGTGATCTCAGCAACCAATCGCACGACGGAGCAATTGGCTGAAGAAGAATGCCTGCGGGAAGACATTTATTTCCGTCTTGCGGTCTTCCCTATTGCCATTCCCCCGTTACGCGAACGACCGGGTGACATTGAATTGCTCGCCAAATCATTTCTTCATGACCTGAATTTACAAAACGATTGCAACCTGTCTTTAAGCCAGGAATCGCTGCACCGGCTTACTCAGTATGATTGGCCAGGAAACGTGCGCGAACTACGCCATGCTATCCACCGAGCGTTCATCATGAGCGACCCGGAAAGCAGTGAATTGATTCTTCCCACTGAACTCGCCTCGCCTTTTGCGCGCGAACGTAAAAAGACTCAGGGGTTGATTCCCGGCAAGACGATTGAAGAAGTAGAACGCGAACTGATTACTTTGACCCTTGAACAGGTTGATGGCGATAAACCCCGAGCAGCAGAGATGCTGGGCGTCAGCCTCAAGACTCTTTATAACCGCTTAAATAATTATGAAAAGCAACTGCAGGACGAGGTTGAACGATGA
- a CDS encoding DNA polymerase III subunit chi, which translates to MTHIDFYILSDDASTARWHFVCRLIDKVTRLGHRVLVTLDDPAEAEHLDELLWTFKPESFIPHTRLPSDTQEQVEITTDLHSEIPLHNHHNVLINLSRVVPTYFSRFERLSEVVIQQPEILKNTREHYSFYRERGYPIQHRNV; encoded by the coding sequence ATGACGCATATCGATTTTTATATTTTGTCTGACGATGCCAGCACCGCCCGCTGGCATTTCGTCTGTCGTTTGATCGACAAGGTGACCCGGCTGGGCCATCGCGTGCTGGTTACCCTGGATGATCCGGCAGAGGCTGAGCATCTCGACGAATTGCTCTGGACCTTTAAACCGGAAAGCTTTATCCCCCATACGCGACTGCCAAGTGATACACAGGAGCAGGTTGAAATCACCACGGACCTGCACTCCGAAATCCCGCTGCATAACCATCACAATGTGCTGATCAATCTGAGTCGTGTTGTACCAACCTACTTCAGCCGTTTTGAACGTTTGAGCGAAGTTGTGATTCAGCAACCAGAGATACTAAAAAATACGCGCGAGCACTACAGCTTTTACCGGGAACGAGGCTATCCTATTCAACATCGCAACGTATAA
- a CDS encoding sugar efflux transporter, with protein MIASLFRPIALGIYLLFFIVGVVGALVLPTLSVFLAKEIGVRPLLVGIPFAGIALTSIIYNQWIGHWSDSLADRRPLVAGFCFVGTLSCVIFAFSRNYWLVAATAIFLFSLSMVSFSQMLAYSLDYADRHISPERIPLFNAIVRAQIAFAWVAGPPAGFIMASYLGFSTTYGVAAGLFAMVGVISIKLLPRLNRVEESNIEGHLAKASSAMATLSPDTKRSLIFCLVAFSLMWGANNAYLISLPLHLKDNLNIDTEWSGWIMGTTAFLEVPFMLMAGHLAARISLIAMIRLAGVAALLLYGGIVLADSLWQLFVLQLFNAIFIGVLAGLGVSVIQELLPGRSGSASALYTNTTHMGNLLSSLMVGLVADYFGYQSVFVANLVVVALAILAFGLVKPARAYSST; from the coding sequence GTGATCGCTTCTCTCTTTCGCCCCATTGCGCTGGGGATTTATCTGCTGTTTTTTATCGTTGGTGTCGTTGGCGCACTGGTTTTACCGACCTTAAGCGTTTTCCTGGCCAAGGAAATTGGCGTGCGTCCCTTATTGGTTGGTATTCCTTTCGCGGGCATTGCCCTGACCAGCATTATTTATAACCAGTGGATTGGCCATTGGTCCGATAGCCTGGCGGACCGCCGGCCGTTGGTGGCGGGCTTTTGTTTTGTCGGAACATTGTCCTGTGTTATCTTCGCTTTCTCGCGCAACTATTGGTTGGTCGCTGCTACAGCCATATTCCTGTTCAGCCTGTCGATGGTGTCTTTTTCACAAATGCTGGCTTACAGCCTTGACTACGCTGATCGTCATATCTCGCCGGAACGCATTCCCCTCTTTAATGCCATTGTCCGGGCCCAGATTGCCTTTGCCTGGGTGGCTGGCCCGCCAGCGGGGTTTATCATGGCGTCTTATCTGGGTTTCAGCACAACCTATGGTGTTGCAGCAGGCCTTTTTGCCATGGTGGGTGTTATCAGCATCAAACTGTTGCCGCGCCTTAATCGCGTGGAAGAATCCAACATTGAAGGCCATCTCGCCAAGGCCTCGTCTGCTATGGCGACGCTTTCACCAGACACCAAGCGCTCATTAATTTTTTGTCTGGTGGCTTTTTCACTGATGTGGGGGGCCAACAATGCCTACCTGATCAGCTTGCCGCTGCATTTGAAAGACAACCTGAATATCGACACTGAATGGAGTGGCTGGATCATGGGTACCACCGCGTTCCTGGAGGTGCCTTTTATGTTGATGGCGGGTCATTTGGCAGCGCGTATCAGCTTGATTGCGATGATTCGCCTGGCCGGTGTGGCCGCGCTCTTGCTGTACGGTGGAATTGTGCTGGCGGATTCTCTGTGGCAGCTATTTGTTCTGCAATTGTTTAACGCCATTTTTATCGGCGTGCTGGCAGGGCTCGGTGTATCGGTGATCCAGGAATTACTACCCGGTCGCTCCGGCAGCGCATCCGCGCTTTACACCAACACGACTCACATGGGGAATCTGTTGAGCAGTTTGATGGTAGGGCTGGTGGCAGATTACTTTGGTTATCAAAGTGTTTTTGTGGCTAATCTGGTGGTGGTGGCGCTGGCAATTCTGGCTTTCGGGCTGGTTAAACCAGCCCGTGCCTATTCGTCAACTTAA
- a CDS encoding DUF4398 domain-containing protein yields the protein MHISTKKERGKLPGFFLVPAVAMILGISACASAPQLPTAEIERAEAAINRAEEARVADYASTNLRAAREKLVKARNLMQEAATEKDNDAAMRARMMAEQSISDAELATAKAQEERAKEVNKEMQGTIDMLQQEIQRDQ from the coding sequence ATGCACATCTCCACCAAAAAAGAACGCGGAAAATTGCCGGGATTTTTTCTTGTGCCTGCTGTTGCCATGATTCTGGGTATATCGGCCTGCGCATCGGCACCCCAACTACCCACTGCTGAGATTGAGCGTGCAGAAGCGGCGATTAATCGCGCGGAGGAAGCGCGTGTCGCGGATTATGCATCGACTAACTTGCGTGCAGCGAGAGAAAAATTGGTCAAGGCGCGCAATTTGATGCAGGAGGCTGCCACTGAAAAGGATAATGATGCTGCCATGCGTGCGCGCATGATGGCAGAGCAGTCCATAAGCGATGCAGAGTTGGCAACAGCTAAAGCTCAGGAAGAACGTGCCAAAGAAGTTAACAAGGAAATGCAAGGCACGATCGATATGTTGCAGCAAGAAATCCAGCGTGATCAATAA
- a CDS encoding DUF3096 domain-containing protein yields MDTTLTLAPLISLIAGILILLMPKLLNYIVAVYLIVIGVIGVLGDLNLL; encoded by the coding sequence ATGGATACGACCTTAACACTTGCTCCCCTGATTTCTCTCATCGCTGGTATTCTGATATTGCTGATGCCTAAACTGCTGAACTACATTGTTGCCGTTTATCTGATTGTTATTGGCGTCATTGGTGTTCTTGGTGATCTGAATTTGCTGTAG
- a CDS encoding CHASE3 domain-containing protein: MTLFSSRIIFPSYSWLASFCLMLALLLTNGVISYHAILTLITNEDKVHKTLNTLNIIKDTFSAIQDAETGERGFLISGEDSYLEPYDIAIKKINVHLNQLLELEANLATQRPRIFTLIQLTQAKLQEMEKTIQLRKQHKEGAALKLFLTDEGNSLMRQIRSLVSELQQTAYDRLKQQRAEANQVQQQVIITQIFATVLGLILAGIIFVLVGRALKKQREDAEKLEALVADRTLALERYAVELQRSNRELQDFAFVASHDLQEPLRKIRSFGDRLEQKYSTQLGEGADYIRRMQVAAARMSRLIEDLLTFSRISSQAKKFEQVALQEILEDVLEDLYVTIEAKGAEVNADPLPTIEADPTQMRQLLQNLVGNAIKFVPSDRKPVINILTRIILPEEDATDAGWFEMQVTDNGIGFDEKFIDRIFTPFQRLHGKDEYPGTGIGLSICRRIVEHHHGRIQASSVPGKSATFIVRLPLRQENAAQLYTSTGTHHALR, encoded by the coding sequence ATGACGCTTTTTTCGTCGCGTATAATTTTTCCAAGTTACAGTTGGCTCGCCAGTTTTTGCCTGATGCTGGCGCTTCTGTTAACCAATGGCGTGATTTCTTATCACGCCATACTGACGCTTATTACTAATGAAGACAAAGTTCATAAAACCCTCAACACGCTTAACATCATCAAAGATACTTTTTCAGCTATCCAGGACGCAGAAACTGGTGAGCGTGGTTTTTTAATTTCGGGCGAAGACTCCTACCTGGAGCCTTATGATATTGCCATCAAGAAAATCAATGTACACCTGAATCAATTGCTGGAGCTGGAAGCTAATCTGGCGACGCAACGCCCGCGTATTTTTACTCTTATCCAATTGACACAAGCCAAGCTGCAAGAAATGGAAAAGACCATTCAGCTGCGCAAACAGCATAAAGAAGGCGCTGCGCTAAAGTTGTTTCTGACCGATGAAGGCAACTCGCTCATGCGGCAAATCCGTTCGTTGGTCAGCGAATTACAACAAACGGCCTATGATCGGCTTAAACAACAACGGGCCGAAGCCAACCAGGTTCAACAGCAGGTCATCATCACCCAGATATTCGCCACCGTCCTCGGCTTGATTCTGGCGGGCATTATTTTTGTGTTAGTCGGCAGGGCTTTAAAGAAGCAGCGCGAAGATGCGGAAAAGCTCGAAGCCCTGGTGGCTGACCGCACCCTGGCATTGGAGCGTTACGCGGTTGAGCTGCAGCGCAGCAACCGTGAGCTGCAGGATTTTGCCTTTGTCGCTTCCCATGATTTGCAGGAGCCATTGCGCAAGATCCGCTCTTTCGGTGATCGTCTGGAGCAGAAGTACTCAACGCAACTGGGTGAAGGCGCTGATTACATTCGCCGCATGCAGGTTGCCGCCGCACGCATGTCGCGCCTGATTGAAGATCTGCTAACCTTTTCCAGAATTTCCAGCCAGGCCAAAAAATTTGAACAGGTTGCCTTGCAGGAAATTCTGGAAGATGTCCTCGAAGATTTGTATGTCACCATTGAAGCCAAAGGTGCCGAGGTTAATGCTGACCCCCTGCCCACCATTGAGGCTGATCCTACCCAGATGCGTCAATTGCTACAAAACCTGGTAGGCAATGCGATAAAATTTGTTCCCTCCGACAGAAAACCGGTTATCAATATCCTGACCCGCATCATACTGCCCGAAGAAGACGCGACTGACGCCGGCTGGTTTGAAATGCAGGTCACTGATAACGGGATCGGTTTCGACGAGAAATTCATTGATCGCATCTTTACGCCTTTTCAGCGATTGCATGGAAAAGACGAATATCCCGGCACGGGAATCGGGTTATCCATTTGTCGCCGTATTGTTGAACATCACCACGGTAGAATTCAGGCCAGTAGCGTTCCCGGCAAAAGCGCAACATTCATTGTAAGGCTTCCCTTACGGCAGGAAAATGCGGCACAACTTTATACCAGTACAGGAACACATCATGCTCTCAGGTAA
- a CDS encoding lmo0937 family membrane protein has protein sequence MLYTIAVVLIILWLLGLVTSTALGGFIHILLVIAIIAILVRIINGKPPV, from the coding sequence ATGTTATACACCATTGCGGTAGTACTGATTATATTGTGGCTGCTCGGTCTGGTCACATCCACGGCATTGGGTGGCTTCATCCATATCTTATTGGTGATTGCAATCATCGCCATTCTGGTACGGATAATTAACGGTAAGCCGCCGGTTTAA
- a CDS encoding DUF1328 domain-containing protein, translated as MLGWSVIFFILAIVAALFGFGGIAASMAGIAKILFFIFLVMLLVSIIMGLLSKRPGHR; from the coding sequence ATGTTAGGTTGGAGTGTAATATTTTTTATTCTCGCAATTGTTGCAGCGTTATTCGGCTTTGGCGGAATTGCAGCAAGCATGGCGGGTATCGCAAAAATTCTGTTTTTCATCTTTTTGGTTATGTTGCTGGTTTCCATCATCATGGGGCTTTTATCCAAAAGACCCGGACATCGGTGA
- a CDS encoding phage holin family protein: MITGLRNLKANVAILLDRVELYSKLVAAETKIETSLVIRRLIWVGIGALFAFFALAMIHTAILAFFWHTEFRVWAVVGVLLVDVLIAGIAIYTASRPSKEEAFAVTKHHLAEDIKFLKESL; the protein is encoded by the coding sequence ATGATTACAGGACTTCGCAACCTCAAAGCCAACGTCGCTATCCTGCTAGATCGCGTTGAGCTTTACAGTAAATTGGTAGCAGCTGAGACAAAGATCGAGACCTCACTGGTCATTCGCCGTCTCATATGGGTAGGAATCGGAGCGTTGTTTGCTTTTTTTGCGTTAGCCATGATTCATACGGCTATATTAGCTTTTTTTTGGCATACCGAGTTTCGCGTATGGGCGGTTGTGGGGGTCCTGCTGGTCGATGTTCTGATAGCTGGTATCGCTATTTATACAGCAAGCCGTCCATCCAAAGAGGAAGCCTTTGCTGTAACCAAACATCATTTGGCTGAAGATATAAAATTTCTCAAGGAATCCCTATGA
- the ylqF gene encoding ribosome biogenesis GTPase YlqF produces MHKARKDIAEVMPLVDVIIEVLDARIPFSSENPLVPELRGETPCIKLLNKADLADPAITARWVEQMELERGITALPVTQQSPEKIRQLLTLCETLLPHRNLEIRGVRAMIMGIPNVGKSTIINTLASRTIAKTGNEAGVTKAQQQIKLPNNMLLTDTPGFLWPKLSPPSCGYRLAVTGAIKDTVFDYADIALFAADYLLKAYPESLQERYKIQDLPETDIELLEAIGVQRGCIRKGGGVELQKVSALLINELRAGLLGPISLETPEMTTAEEEAAKIDEAQKAKAKEQQEKLRQQKARKRYR; encoded by the coding sequence ATGCATAAAGCCCGCAAAGATATCGCGGAGGTTATGCCATTAGTGGACGTCATTATTGAAGTACTGGATGCGCGTATTCCTTTCTCCAGTGAAAACCCACTGGTGCCCGAACTGCGCGGCGAAACGCCATGCATTAAATTGTTGAACAAAGCCGATCTCGCCGATCCCGCTATTACTGCGCGCTGGGTTGAACAAATGGAACTGGAACGTGGCATTACCGCATTACCGGTCACCCAGCAATCCCCCGAAAAAATCCGCCAGTTGTTAACGCTATGTGAAACGCTTTTACCGCACAGAAATCTGGAAATTCGCGGTGTGCGCGCCATGATTATGGGTATACCGAATGTGGGTAAATCGACGATCATTAATACGTTGGCCAGTCGCACTATCGCCAAAACCGGCAATGAAGCGGGGGTCACCAAGGCGCAGCAACAAATTAAACTACCCAACAATATGCTGCTAACCGATACTCCCGGATTTTTGTGGCCCAAACTCAGTCCACCGTCATGCGGCTACCGCCTGGCCGTTACCGGGGCTATTAAGGATACGGTTTTCGATTATGCGGATATTGCCTTGTTTGCCGCAGATTACCTGCTAAAGGCGTACCCGGAGTCATTGCAGGAACGTTATAAAATTCAGGACCTGCCCGAAACGGACATCGAGCTATTGGAAGCGATTGGCGTGCAGCGAGGGTGCATTCGCAAAGGTGGCGGCGTTGAACTACAGAAAGTCTCGGCTTTATTGATCAATGAATTACGCGCAGGGCTATTGGGGCCTATAAGCCTAGAGACGCCGGAGATGACCACCGCCGAAGAAGAAGCTGCAAAAATTGACGAAGCTCAAAAAGCCAAGGCAAAAGAGCAGCAGGAAAAGTTAAGACAGCAGAAAGCCAGAAAGCGTTATCGGTAG
- a CDS encoding YqjD family protein: MTTSDTTPTSPNGNGAARSAEKLAERSKTSANNLVDAAMSAGDELGSAARTEFNNIMADLQELVARAGKLSGQELAAIRLQIAEKLSVAKDKLHHLSEDASEAAHKGVDNTEKLIKDHPFQSVGIAALAGLVLGALISRR; encoded by the coding sequence ATGACTACTTCAGATACCACACCTACCTCCCCCAATGGCAATGGCGCAGCCCGCTCTGCTGAAAAACTGGCCGAGCGCTCCAAAACGTCTGCCAATAACCTGGTCGACGCTGCCATGAGCGCCGGCGATGAACTCGGCTCAGCAGCAAGAACCGAGTTCAACAACATCATGGCTGATCTGCAGGAATTGGTCGCACGCGCAGGAAAACTATCGGGCCAGGAATTAGCCGCTATTCGTTTGCAGATTGCAGAAAAGTTGAGTGTTGCTAAAGACAAGCTGCATCATTTATCAGAAGATGCCTCAGAGGCCGCTCACAAAGGCGTCGACAACACCGAAAAGCTGATAAAAGACCATCCGTTTCAATCCGTCGGTATTGCCGCGTTGGCCGGGTTGGTACTGGGCGCCCTGATCAGTCGCCGTTAA